The Amblyomma americanum isolate KBUSLIRL-KWMA chromosome 6, ASM5285725v1, whole genome shotgun sequence genome has a window encoding:
- the LOC144094899 gene encoding uncharacterized protein LOC144094899 codes for MPAFRCTLQHKVSLKAFLCSEGSYAAVKLWLFQVAGALEYLHQRELYHLDVSLRNVFILQADRAVLGGLASLQPSRLVSASDVRVDSVFAPPDVIASRIGLPPSGDVQADRVDVWALCTLVAEALTCHWRWKVRKFLVLSKSRERSMAERLSLLAEYVTSRFTSAACLRRYLHKHFRGGQRVDDDEVSALAALLALGLRVDVSARRPVAAVRAHKYWHDAPARSPTSPVENAVESSLDNTTTCTWEASSAELHYRRVSPDEEDSEDEEDEGAEPLRQHSDAASADAAMVLLPHGPPAPRSAPQQRLAGDRPPGSLAARTRRWLAVLMGRQLPPAPLD; via the exons GTGGCCGGCGCACTCGAGTACCTGCACCAGCGTGAGCTCTACCACTTGGACGTTAGCCTGCGAAACGTCTTCATACTGCAG GCGGACCGTGCCGTGTTGGGCGGCCTGGCGAGCCTGCAGCCCAGCCGGCTGGTGTCGGCTTCCGACGTGCGGGTGGACAGCGTGTTCGCACCGCCCGACGTCATCGCATCGCGCATCGGGCTGCCCCCCAGCGGCGACGTGCAGGCGGACCGCGTCGACGTCTGGGCGCTATGCACGCTCGTGGCCGAGGCGCTCACCTGCCACTGGCGATGGAAG GTGCGCAAGTTCCTGGTGCTGAGCAAGAGCCGCGAGCGCAGCATGGCTGAGCGGCTCTCGTTGCTGGCCGAGTACGTGACGAGCCGCTTCACGAGCGCCGCCTGTCTGCGCCGCTACCTGCATAAGCACTTCCGCGGAGGCCAGCGCGTCGACGACGACGAGGTGTCGGCGCTGGCGGCGCTGCTCGCGCTGGGGCTACGCGTGGACGTGTCCGCCCGGAGGCCCGTGGCCGCCGTGCGGGCCCACAAATACTGGCACGACGCCCCGGCCAGGTCGCCCACAT CGCCTGTGGAGAACGCGGTCGAGTCGTCGCTGGATAACACGACCACGTGCACGTGGGAAGCTTCCAGCGCCGAGCTGCACTACCGGCGCGTCTCCCCCGACGAGGAGGACTCGGAGGACGAAGAGGACGAAGGCGCAGAGCCACTTCGGCAGCATTCGGACGCGGCGAGCGCCGACGCTGCCATGGTGCTGCTGCCGCACGGTCCACCGGCGCCACGCTCGGCTCCGCAGCAGCGGCTCGCGGGTGACCGGCCGCCGGGCTCCCTGGCCGCCCGCACGCGCCGCTGGCTTGCCGTCCTGATGGGGCGCCAGCTGCCGCCTGCGCCGCTCGACTAA